A DNA window from Porphyromonas gingivalis ATCC 33277 contains the following coding sequences:
- the cas2 gene encoding CRISPR-associated endonuclease Cas2 → MNDKKLLVAYDISSNRRRRKVARILEQCGIRINKSVFICSLRELTMDKLVEAVTSETAKRDKVFFLPLCQHCYTAAWMSGHPTLPKSRRKRKSIVV, encoded by the coding sequence ATGAATGACAAAAAACTGCTGGTTGCGTACGACATATCCTCCAACAGGCGAAGACGTAAGGTTGCACGGATATTGGAGCAGTGCGGTATACGCATCAATAAGTCGGTATTCATCTGCAGCCTGCGAGAGCTGACAATGGACAAGTTGGTAGAGGCTGTTACCTCAGAGACAGCCAAGAGAGACAAGGTGTTTTTTCTTCCTCTCTGTCAGCATTGTTACACCGCTGCTTGGATGAGCGGACATCCGACCCTCCCTAAGAGCCGGAGAAAAAGGAAAAGTATTGTGGTTTAG
- the cas1 gene encoding CRISPR-associated endonuclease Cas1, giving the protein MNTILPSVMEAQMRLSEEKKREFILTLIKNKVRNQGKLLRYYHKYYRHDKELKEPLSNAIAELKQLEGIPIAEGNSLADFRQHAMLHEARCAQVYWRAFALLVHRSGHEFEGREHKGAEGLVNQMLNYGYAILRSYVMKTIDLWQLNPNIGILHSTQDNKPALCFDLMEQYRAFVVDRSILALLAKGEDVGQNNKGLLDMPTRSRIISKINERWFATEYYRSGEKLFSDIMKLQTKDVRAFCCGKVKRIKFYTPKW; this is encoded by the coding sequence ATGAATACCATCTTGCCTTCCGTGATGGAGGCCCAGATGCGCCTGAGCGAAGAGAAAAAGCGAGAGTTCATCCTTACTCTTATCAAGAACAAGGTTCGCAATCAGGGCAAACTCCTGCGCTACTACCATAAGTATTATCGCCATGACAAAGAGCTGAAAGAGCCTCTCTCCAACGCTATCGCCGAGCTAAAGCAGCTGGAAGGTATACCCATAGCGGAGGGCAACTCCCTTGCGGACTTCCGACAGCATGCCATGCTTCATGAAGCCCGCTGCGCACAAGTCTATTGGAGGGCATTTGCCCTGCTGGTGCATCGCTCCGGGCATGAATTTGAAGGGAGAGAGCATAAGGGAGCCGAGGGATTGGTCAATCAGATGCTAAACTATGGCTACGCTATCCTCCGGAGCTATGTGATGAAGACAATAGACCTTTGGCAGCTCAACCCGAATATCGGTATCCTGCACAGCACGCAAGACAATAAACCGGCCCTGTGTTTCGATCTCATGGAGCAATACCGGGCCTTTGTCGTCGATAGGAGCATCCTGGCCCTACTGGCCAAGGGGGAAGATGTGGGGCAGAATAACAAAGGGCTGTTGGATATGCCTACACGCAGTCGCATTATATCGAAGATAAACGAACGCTGGTTTGCTACCGAATACTATCGATCCGGGGAAAAGCTTTTCTCCGATATTATGAAGTTGCAAACCAAAGATGTGAGAGCTTTTTGCTGTGGCAAGGTGAAGCGCATCAAATTCTATACCCCTAAATGGTAG
- a CDS encoding IS5 family transposase yields the protein MAYQSKNTDEHVTFADALLSKRYRKAQNDFLNQVDTLIDWRPIRTLINKKYTKRQNAIGAPAYDVILLFKMLLLETWYNLSDCALEERINDSITFSRFLGLKMEEVSPDHSTISRFRSALTELGLMDKLLAQFNKQLSRHHISVREGVLVDASLVETPHKPNGSITIEVADDREDNRSEAEKEAEEDYQKQVVRQRKGTDEEARWVYKQKRYHYGYKKHCLTNVQGIVQKVITTAANRSDTKEFIPLLEGANIPQGTAVLADKGYACGENRSYLQTHHLQDGIMHKAQCNRALTEEEKQRNKAIGPIRSTIERTFGSIRRWFHGGRCRYRGLAKTHTQNILESIAFNLYRTPGIIMSSSVG from the coding sequence ATGGCATACCAATCCAAGAATACCGATGAGCATGTAACATTTGCAGACGCACTCCTTTCAAAGCGTTATCGCAAAGCACAAAACGACTTCCTCAATCAGGTTGACACGCTTATCGATTGGCGTCCGATCAGGACGCTGATCAACAAGAAATACACGAAGCGACAAAATGCCATCGGCGCCCCGGCTTATGACGTGATTCTCTTATTCAAGATGTTGCTTTTGGAGACATGGTACAACCTCAGTGATTGTGCTTTGGAGGAGCGCATCAATGATTCAATCACCTTTTCCCGATTCTTGGGGCTGAAGATGGAAGAGGTATCTCCCGACCACAGCACCATCAGTCGATTTCGTTCGGCACTGACAGAGTTGGGTCTCATGGACAAACTATTGGCGCAGTTTAACAAACAACTTTCCCGCCATCACATTTCGGTCAGGGAAGGGGTGCTTGTGGATGCAAGCCTTGTGGAGACGCCGCATAAACCCAACGGAAGCATTACGATTGAAGTCGCAGACGACAGAGAAGACAATCGGAGCGAGGCGGAAAAAGAGGCAGAGGAGGATTATCAAAAACAGGTTGTCCGTCAACGTAAAGGGACGGATGAAGAAGCCCGTTGGGTGTACAAACAAAAGCGTTATCACTACGGATACAAAAAGCATTGTCTGACCAATGTTCAAGGCATTGTTCAAAAGGTGATAACGACAGCAGCGAACCGCAGTGACACAAAGGAGTTTATTCCGCTATTGGAGGGTGCAAACATACCTCAAGGCACAGCCGTCTTGGCGGACAAAGGATATGCTTGCGGGGAAAATCGTTCCTACCTGCAAACCCATCACCTTCAAGACGGCATCATGCACAAGGCACAATGCAACAGGGCATTGACCGAGGAAGAGAAGCAACGAAACAAAGCAATCGGTCCGATACGGAGCACCATCGAACGCACCTTTGGCAGTATTCGCCGGTGGTTTCATGGCGGACGATGTCGATACCGGGGACTTGCCAAGACCCATACTCAAAACATTCTTGAAAGCATCGCCTTTAATTTATACAGAACCCCGGGGATAATTATGTCCTCATCCGTAGGATAA